A section of the Devosia rhizoryzae genome encodes:
- the addB gene encoding double-strand break repair protein AddB: MSLFSIAPSTPFLLCLTDAIMDGRLLGGWERSGPFWLSDVSIIVPTQRARQGLAEAFARHPDFTGLLPDIRTFGGDEADEEPFLPPFDAPALPKTATGLQRRLVLSKLVAQWAQSERGRLAFSTPPTAAEIFSMAESLGQLIDDLTIEEKTPADIRALGEDMAQDLGEYWQQTLEFLDIALAAWPALLTQDDRADTATLRRIRLDRQAAAAQYLYRDRPVIAAGSTGSIPATARLLAAIAKLPRGAVVLPGLDMAMTPATHEALLDPESNPHGHPQYGLAHLLRQFGAGVGQVTELCKETDSRTSIVNHALALTRETARWAGQRPAPSGIETAFAGVTIIRARNEDEEGRSVAVAARAALERGQSVGIVTPDRNLARRIAAELKRFGIHADDAAGAPLFQSPAGALARQILNLVAGSCNAVDLLALLRNEAALLGRERGEVVRLANLVDLGLLRGQRPAPGIAGLRQMLAAHLRDEIKHPARRLTAAEGVAISGLLDDLHAAILSLESVLGSDQIDAGLLANALWSSFEALSLGATLHGRREMADWAGQMAGLAGEGHRFAPFGLDGVLSALMTGFEVRNREERRRDIYIWGQIEARLMSPDLMILGGLNEDKWPGAADPGPWLSRGMRIAAGLEPPERMQGLAAHDFAQALGNGKVIVTYADRVGSSPALPSRLVQRLDAFVGADATRAMEARGAVWIETARRVDTVEATAKIHPPTPNPPAAIRPRKLSVTEVETLMRSPYDLYAKHVLRLRPLDVLGDDPDARERGTIVHAIFGRFVQEGHDPVAEDAFERLMLIAAEEFGGLDTIGERRDIWLRRFAAAAHQFLDFERARAANVLKRHAEISGRWGLKLAEPFRITGTADRVDVLADGSLEILDFKTGSPPAPASMRGFEAPQLPLEALMAGAGAMEGLKAAPTSALTYIKIGLGPEAFKPSSFALPEDMDVMALADEVGRRMQGHIDLFLMRDTPMPARLMPLKTQRFSGAYDHLARVAEWTLVDGEEEP; this comes from the coding sequence ATGAGCCTTTTTTCCATCGCGCCCAGTACGCCCTTCCTCCTTTGCCTGACCGACGCCATCATGGATGGCCGGCTCCTTGGCGGCTGGGAACGGTCGGGGCCGTTCTGGCTGAGCGATGTCAGCATCATCGTGCCGACGCAGCGCGCCCGTCAGGGCCTTGCCGAAGCCTTCGCCAGGCATCCCGATTTTACAGGGCTCCTCCCTGATATCCGCACCTTTGGCGGCGACGAGGCCGACGAAGAGCCCTTTTTGCCGCCCTTTGATGCACCGGCATTGCCCAAGACCGCGACCGGCCTGCAGCGCCGGTTGGTGCTCTCTAAGCTCGTCGCGCAATGGGCGCAAAGCGAGCGCGGGCGGCTGGCTTTTTCGACGCCGCCCACCGCCGCCGAAATATTCTCGATGGCCGAGTCGCTGGGCCAGCTCATCGATGACCTGACCATCGAGGAGAAAACGCCTGCCGATATCCGCGCGCTGGGCGAAGACATGGCGCAGGATCTCGGCGAATACTGGCAGCAGACGCTCGAGTTCTTAGACATCGCGCTTGCGGCGTGGCCAGCGCTGCTCACGCAGGACGACCGCGCGGATACAGCAACCCTGCGCCGTATCCGGCTCGACCGGCAAGCGGCCGCGGCACAGTACCTTTATCGCGACCGCCCGGTGATCGCGGCCGGTTCCACCGGCTCAATCCCCGCGACTGCAAGGCTTTTAGCGGCGATCGCCAAGCTTCCCCGCGGCGCCGTCGTGCTTCCTGGCCTCGACATGGCCATGACCCCGGCCACGCATGAAGCGCTGCTCGATCCCGAGAGCAATCCGCATGGCCATCCGCAATATGGCCTCGCGCATCTGCTACGGCAGTTTGGCGCCGGTGTCGGACAGGTGACCGAGCTCTGCAAAGAAACGGATAGTCGCACCAGCATCGTCAATCACGCCCTGGCCCTCACCAGGGAGACCGCCCGCTGGGCCGGGCAGCGGCCGGCGCCATCGGGGATAGAGACGGCCTTTGCCGGTGTCACGATCATCCGGGCACGCAACGAAGACGAAGAAGGGCGCTCCGTCGCTGTGGCGGCGCGAGCGGCGCTTGAAAGGGGGCAGTCGGTGGGCATCGTCACGCCCGATCGAAACCTAGCCCGCCGCATCGCCGCCGAGCTCAAGCGCTTCGGCATTCATGCCGACGACGCCGCCGGCGCGCCGCTGTTTCAGTCGCCCGCCGGGGCGCTGGCGCGGCAAATCCTCAACCTGGTTGCCGGCAGCTGCAACGCCGTCGATCTTCTTGCGCTGTTGCGCAACGAGGCGGCTTTGCTGGGCCGCGAGCGAGGAGAAGTGGTTCGTCTCGCCAATCTGGTCGATCTCGGATTGCTGCGCGGACAACGCCCTGCGCCAGGCATCGCCGGGTTACGGCAAATGCTGGCGGCGCATCTGCGCGATGAGATCAAGCACCCGGCGAGGCGCCTCACTGCAGCAGAAGGCGTGGCGATATCCGGCTTGCTCGACGATCTGCATGCGGCCATCCTGTCGCTTGAGTCCGTCCTCGGCAGCGACCAGATTGATGCCGGTCTCCTCGCCAATGCCTTGTGGTCGAGCTTTGAAGCGCTGAGCCTGGGCGCGACGCTTCATGGCCGCCGCGAAATGGCGGATTGGGCCGGGCAGATGGCGGGGCTGGCGGGTGAGGGACATCGCTTCGCACCGTTTGGGCTCGACGGCGTACTCTCCGCGCTGATGACCGGCTTCGAGGTCCGCAACCGCGAGGAACGGCGCCGCGACATCTACATCTGGGGCCAGATCGAGGCGCGGCTGATGAGCCCTGACCTCATGATCCTGGGTGGCCTTAACGAAGACAAATGGCCGGGCGCTGCCGATCCCGGTCCGTGGCTCAGCCGCGGCATGCGCATTGCCGCTGGGCTCGAGCCGCCGGAGCGGATGCAGGGCCTCGCCGCCCACGATTTTGCGCAGGCGCTGGGCAATGGGAAGGTCATCGTCACCTATGCCGACCGGGTCGGATCGAGCCCGGCCCTGCCATCGCGCCTGGTGCAGCGGCTTGATGCCTTCGTCGGCGCGGACGCGACCAGGGCGATGGAGGCGCGTGGCGCCGTTTGGATCGAAACGGCACGCCGCGTTGATACGGTGGAAGCCACCGCAAAAATTCATCCGCCGACCCCAAATCCGCCGGCAGCGATACGCCCGCGAAAACTGTCGGTGACCGAGGTCGAGACGCTGATGCGCTCGCCCTATGACCTTTATGCCAAACACGTTCTGCGCCTGCGTCCGCTCGATGTCCTGGGCGACGATCCCGACGCGCGGGAGCGGGGCACCATCGTCCACGCCATTTTTGGGCGGTTCGTCCAAGAGGGTCACGACCCGGTCGCCGAGGACGCCTTCGAGCGGCTCATGCTGATTGCTGCCGAAGAGTTCGGTGGGCTCGATACGATCGGCGAACGGCGCGATATCTGGCTCCGGCGCTTCGCCGCGGCCGCCCACCAGTTCCTCGATTTCGAGCGCGCGAGAGCCGCCAATGTCCTCAAGCGCCATGCCGAGATTTCCGGCCGTTGGGGCCTGAAACTAGCGGAGCCCTTCCGTATTACCGGCACGGCGGACCGCGTCGATGTTCTGGCCGATGGATCGCTTGAAATCCTCGATTTCAAGACCGGCTCGCCGCCTGCGCCGGCCAGCATGCGTGGCTTCGAGGCTCCCCAATTGCCGCTTGAAGCCTTGATGGCCGGAGCGGGGGCAATGGAGGGGCTAAAGGCCGCGCCCACGTCGGCCCTGACCTATATCAAGATCGGCCTGGGGCCCGAGGCCTTCAAGCCGAGCAGTTTCGCGCTGCCCGAGGACATGGATGTCATGGCGCTTGCCGACGAAGTCGGACGGCGCATGCAGGGGCACATCGACCTCTTCCTGATGCGCGACACGCCGATGCCGGCGCGTCTAATGCCGCTCAAGACGCAGAGGTTTTCGGGCGCTTACGATCATCTCGCACGTGTTGCCGAGTGGACACTTGTGGACGGCGAGGAAGAGCCATGA
- a CDS encoding nucleotidyltransferase family protein, producing MLLAAGLGMRLRPITEALPKPLVPVAGVPLIERVMANARAEGANRFAANAHYRADQVLAHFGGLLKTNREDLLLGTGGGVKAALPLLHSDPFFVMNTDAFWTPGADRPLERMIGRYEDDDIVLLCAQPRRASGFGRSHDFCLDPHGTITRDYGAPIIYAGVALLGKNLFAGTPDGPFSLSLLFDRALEEERLKGVVLDADWFHVGDAAGLAAAEAALA from the coding sequence ATGTTGCTTGCCGCCGGGCTCGGCATGCGGCTGCGGCCGATCACCGAGGCGCTGCCCAAGCCGCTGGTGCCGGTCGCGGGCGTACCGCTGATCGAGCGCGTCATGGCCAATGCGCGGGCCGAGGGTGCCAACCGCTTCGCCGCCAACGCCCACTACCGCGCCGATCAGGTGCTGGCGCATTTCGGTGGCCTGCTGAAGACCAACCGCGAGGATTTGCTGCTGGGCACAGGCGGCGGCGTCAAGGCAGCACTGCCGCTGCTTCACTCCGATCCATTCTTCGTCATGAACACCGATGCGTTCTGGACGCCGGGAGCCGACCGCCCGCTGGAGCGCATGATCGGACGCTACGAGGATGACGACATCGTTCTTCTCTGCGCCCAGCCGCGACGTGCCTCCGGCTTCGGTCGCAGCCACGACTTTTGCCTTGATCCCCACGGCACCATCACACGCGACTATGGCGCGCCGATCATTTATGCCGGCGTTGCGCTCCTGGGCAAAAATCTGTTCGCCGGCACGCCTGACGGGCCGTTTTCGCTGAGCCTGTTGTTCGATCGAGCGCTGGAAGAAGAGCGCCTCAAGGGCGTGGTGCTCGATGCCGACTGGTTTCATGTCGGTGATGCGGCGGGTCTGGCGGCAGCCGAGGCAGCGCTGGCATGA
- a CDS encoding methyl-accepting chemotaxis protein: protein MRRLSLPIARKLPLALLGSALLVSLGVGLSSYMIGSQALRSSAENTLATIANERAAAVDTYLDAVENDLIASSRSEAVILALRDFAGAWLQFKTDPTAEVRKMYVEDNPNKENLAELTTLGTVGPYDVPHTRYHPTFRSQIGTRGYADLYLFDPKGFLIYSVNKGEDYGTSFAEGGPMADTSLGRVFREAMAITDPDQIAVADFARYPVAGDMPASFFAKPVINGQGRTVGVLAFQLPSERLDAVIGSRTGLGDSGEVVIVGTDGLLRSNSTFTENNDALETSFVDPIVEAALAGTATDGETTAYRSTDMLVAAAPITTRAGNWAAVAVEATDEVLAPVADMRNTMLVIGAALLAVVALLSLLFSRSITRPITRLTGTMETVAEGNFDVDVPGNHRADELGAMARAVEVFRENGRKISQLTEAEAAQALANQEERARMMVSLQRAFGDVVDAAVAGDFSRRVDALFPDAELNALAGSVNRLVETVDRGLDETGSVLSALADADLTRRVEGEYQGAFANLKADTNKVAEKLGEIVGDLRQTSGALKRATGEILSGANDLSERTTKQAATIEETSATMEQLAATVLGNASKAQSASRKAQDVSREAEASGTVMAHATEAMDRITQSSGKISNIIGLIDDIAFQTNLLALNASVEAARAGDAGKGFAVVAVEVRRLAQSAASASSDVKALIEQSANEVSGGSKLVTEAAGKLASMLDGIRDNTAALESIARESREQASAIEEVTISVRQMDEMTQHNAALVEQTNAAIEQTEAQAVRLDDIVDIFTVEASAAPAAAPKPAVMPQSGIRGMQEKLKTVANTYLKRGNTAVKIEEDWAEF from the coding sequence ATGCGCCGTCTTTCGCTGCCAATCGCACGCAAGCTTCCACTTGCCTTGTTGGGCTCGGCGCTGCTGGTCAGTCTCGGTGTCGGTCTTTCGAGCTATATGATCGGCAGCCAGGCGCTGCGCAGCTCTGCCGAAAATACCCTTGCGACCATTGCCAACGAACGCGCGGCGGCCGTCGATACCTATCTCGATGCCGTTGAAAACGACCTTATTGCCTCCTCGCGCTCCGAGGCTGTCATCCTGGCGCTGCGCGACTTCGCCGGCGCCTGGCTGCAGTTCAAGACCGACCCGACCGCCGAAGTGCGCAAGATGTATGTCGAGGACAATCCCAACAAGGAGAACCTCGCCGAACTGACGACGCTCGGCACGGTCGGGCCCTATGACGTTCCCCACACTCGCTATCACCCGACCTTCCGCAGCCAGATCGGCACGCGCGGCTATGCCGATCTCTACCTTTTCGACCCCAAGGGGTTCTTGATCTACTCGGTCAACAAGGGCGAGGATTACGGCACGAGCTTTGCCGAGGGCGGCCCTATGGCCGACACGAGCCTCGGCCGTGTGTTCCGCGAAGCCATGGCCATCACCGATCCCGACCAGATCGCCGTGGCCGATTTTGCGCGCTATCCCGTGGCGGGCGACATGCCGGCGAGCTTTTTTGCTAAGCCGGTGATCAACGGCCAGGGCCGCACAGTCGGCGTCCTCGCCTTCCAGCTGCCCTCCGAGCGCCTCGATGCCGTGATCGGCAGCCGGACGGGCCTGGGCGATAGCGGCGAAGTGGTGATCGTCGGCACCGATGGCCTGCTGCGCTCCAACTCCACCTTCACCGAAAACAACGACGCGCTCGAAACCTCTTTCGTCGACCCAATTGTCGAGGCCGCCCTAGCGGGCACGGCGACCGACGGCGAAACCACGGCTTACCGGTCAACCGACATGCTGGTTGCCGCGGCCCCGATCACGACCCGCGCCGGCAATTGGGCTGCGGTGGCCGTCGAAGCCACCGACGAGGTGCTGGCCCCGGTTGCGGACATGCGCAACACCATGCTTGTTATCGGCGCAGCGCTCCTCGCCGTCGTCGCGCTCCTCAGCCTCCTCTTCTCGCGCTCCATCACAAGGCCGATCACCCGCCTGACCGGCACGATGGAGACCGTGGCCGAGGGCAACTTTGACGTCGATGTGCCCGGCAATCACCGCGCCGACGAGCTGGGCGCCATGGCGCGCGCCGTGGAAGTGTTCCGCGAGAACGGCCGCAAGATCAGCCAGCTGACCGAGGCGGAGGCCGCGCAGGCGCTGGCGAACCAGGAAGAACGCGCCCGCATGATGGTGTCGCTGCAGCGCGCCTTCGGCGACGTGGTCGACGCCGCAGTTGCCGGCGACTTCAGCCGCCGCGTCGATGCGCTATTTCCCGATGCCGAGCTCAACGCACTTGCTGGCTCGGTCAACCGTCTGGTCGAAACCGTTGATCGCGGCCTCGACGAAACTGGCAGCGTGCTTTCGGCGCTTGCCGACGCCGACCTGACCCGCCGCGTCGAGGGCGAGTATCAGGGCGCCTTTGCAAACCTCAAGGCCGACACCAACAAGGTCGCCGAAAAGCTTGGCGAAATCGTTGGCGACCTGCGCCAGACCTCGGGTGCCCTCAAGCGCGCCACCGGCGAAATCCTCTCCGGCGCTAACGATCTTTCCGAGCGCACCACCAAGCAGGCCGCGACGATCGAAGAAACCTCGGCCACCATGGAGCAGCTCGCCGCAACGGTTCTGGGCAATGCCAGCAAGGCCCAGAGTGCAAGCCGCAAGGCGCAGGACGTGTCGCGTGAGGCCGAGGCCAGCGGCACGGTCATGGCGCATGCCACCGAAGCCATGGACCGGATCACCCAGTCGTCGGGCAAGATCTCCAACATCATTGGCCTCATTGACGACATCGCCTTCCAGACCAATCTTTTGGCGCTTAACGCATCGGTCGAAGCCGCGCGCGCCGGCGACGCCGGCAAGGGTTTCGCCGTGGTGGCCGTCGAAGTGCGCCGCCTCGCGCAGTCAGCCGCCAGCGCGTCGTCCGACGTCAAGGCGCTCATCGAACAGAGCGCCAACGAAGTCTCGGGCGGCAGCAAGCTGGTGACGGAAGCCGCCGGAAAGCTCGCCAGCATGCTCGACGGCATCCGCGACAATACCGCGGCGCTTGAATCCATAGCCCGCGAGAGCCGCGAACAGGCCTCGGCCATCGAGGAAGTCACCATCTCCGTGCGGCAGATGGACGAAATGACCCAGCACAACGCGGCGCTGGTCGAACAGACCAATGCTGCCATCGAACAGACCGAAGCGCAGGCGGTGCGGCTCGACGATATCGTCGATATCTTCACCGTCGAGGCCTCTGCCGCTCCGGCCGCCGCGCCCAAGCCGGCCGTCATGCCGCAAAGCGGCATCCGCGGCATGCAGGAAAAGCTAAAAACCGTTGCCAACACCTACCTCAAGCGCGGCAACACGGCAGTCAAGATCGAGGAAGACTGGGCCGAGTTCTGA
- the accD gene encoding acetyl-CoA carboxylase, carboxyltransferase subunit beta, translating to MNWIDNFVRPKIRSILNPKRETPENLWVKDPESGEMVFYRDLEANQWVVPNSGHHMKIKPADRLATFLDDGKYDLVPVPSVPVDPLKFRDQKRYTDRLRESRAKTGYEDSVIVATGKLHDRPITVGIQDFEFMGGSLGMAAGQGIITGLETALRNKTPFVLFVSSGGARMQEGVLSLMQMPRTTVAVLRLREAGLPFFVVLTNPTTGGVTASYAMIGDVHLAEPGALIGFAGQRVIEQTIREKLPKGFQRSEYLYQHGMVDMVVHRHNLRSTIGSLAGILTNAPANDTFTGAAQKAIAAQASLREAAVAAEGDDDIDPPAAAAHAE from the coding sequence ATGAACTGGATCGACAATTTCGTCCGCCCGAAAATCCGCTCCATTCTCAATCCCAAGCGGGAAACTCCCGAAAATCTTTGGGTCAAGGATCCAGAATCCGGCGAGATGGTGTTCTATCGCGATCTCGAGGCCAATCAGTGGGTCGTGCCCAATTCGGGTCACCACATGAAGATCAAGCCGGCCGATCGTCTTGCGACCTTCCTCGATGACGGCAAGTACGATCTCGTGCCGGTGCCCTCCGTGCCGGTCGATCCGCTCAAATTCCGCGACCAGAAGCGATACACCGATCGCCTGCGCGAAAGCCGCGCCAAGACCGGCTACGAAGACAGCGTCATCGTTGCCACCGGCAAGCTCCACGATCGCCCGATCACCGTCGGCATCCAGGACTTCGAATTCATGGGTGGCTCTCTCGGCATGGCCGCGGGGCAGGGCATCATCACCGGCCTTGAAACGGCGCTGCGCAACAAGACGCCCTTCGTGCTCTTCGTTTCGTCCGGCGGCGCCCGCATGCAGGAAGGCGTCCTTTCGCTGATGCAGATGCCGCGCACCACGGTCGCAGTGCTGCGCCTCCGCGAAGCCGGCCTTCCCTTCTTCGTCGTCCTCACCAACCCCACCACCGGCGGCGTCACCGCCTCCTACGCCATGATCGGCGACGTTCATCTGGCAGAGCCTGGAGCCCTCATCGGCTTTGCCGGCCAGCGCGTAATCGAGCAAACCATCCGCGAAAAGCTCCCCAAAGGCTTCCAGCGTTCCGAATATCTCTACCAGCACGGCATGGTGGACATGGTAGTACACCGCCACAACCTCCGCTCCACCATTGGCTCGCTGGCAGGTATTTTGACCAACGCCCCCGCCAACGACACCTTTACCGGCGCAGCGCAGAAAGCCATTGCCGCACAGGCAAGCCTGCGCGAAGCCGCGGTTGCGGCCGAAGGCGACGATGACATCGATCCGCCTGCTGCCGCCGCGCATGCCGAGTAG
- the trpA gene encoding tryptophan synthase subunit alpha has protein sequence MTTRIDRRLAELKAQNRPALAAYVMAGDPDLATGQAILNMLPQAGADIIELGLPFSDPMADGVAIQLGGQRALAAGQTLTGVLGMVEEFRRKDETTPIVLMGYYNPIYIFGVDRFIAMAKEAGIDGMIIVDLPAEEDDELCKPALAAGLNFIRLTTPTTDDRRLPTVLENTSGFVYYVSMNGVTGGAIASRGAVGDAVERIKGHTDLPVIVGFGIKTADDAAEIGRHADGIAVGTVLVNAVGTSLVDGKATEKTVAAVRDLVADLAGGLRRARV, from the coding sequence ATGACCACGCGCATCGACCGCCGCCTTGCCGAGCTGAAGGCCCAGAACCGTCCCGCGCTGGCCGCCTATGTCATGGCTGGCGACCCTGATCTCGCGACCGGCCAGGCCATCCTCAATATGCTGCCCCAGGCCGGCGCCGACATCATCGAACTGGGCCTGCCGTTTTCCGATCCGATGGCCGATGGCGTCGCCATCCAGCTGGGCGGACAGCGTGCCCTTGCGGCCGGCCAGACGCTGACCGGCGTTCTCGGCATGGTGGAAGAGTTTCGCCGCAAGGACGAGACGACGCCCATCGTGCTCATGGGTTACTATAACCCGATCTACATTTTCGGCGTCGACCGCTTCATCGCCATGGCCAAAGAAGCCGGCATCGATGGAATGATCATCGTCGACCTGCCGGCCGAGGAGGACGACGAGCTCTGCAAGCCGGCTCTGGCGGCCGGGCTCAATTTCATCCGCCTGACCACGCCGACCACCGACGATCGCCGCTTGCCCACCGTGCTCGAAAACACTTCGGGCTTTGTCTACTACGTCTCCATGAACGGCGTGACCGGCGGCGCCATTGCTTCGCGCGGTGCCGTGGGAGACGCTGTCGAACGCATCAAGGGGCACACCGACCTGCCCGTGATCGTTGGCTTCGGCATCAAGACTGCCGACGATGCTGCCGAGATCGGACGTCATGCCGATGGCATTGCCGTCGGCACCGTGCTGGTCAATGCGGTCGGCACTTCGCTGGTTGACGGCAAGGCGACGGAAAAGACCGTTGCTGCCGTGCGCGACCTCGTGGCCGACCTCGCCGGCGGCCTGCGCCGGGCGCGGGTCTGA
- the trpB gene encoding tryptophan synthase subunit beta, with protein MDGTNSLRNGPDEHGRFGIYGGRFVAETLMPLILDLEREYRAAKNDPEYLAEVEHLAKHYTGRPSPLYFAERLTNHLGGAKVWFKREELNHTGSHKINNCLGQILLAKRMGKTRVIAETGAGQHGVATATVCAKFDLPCTIFMGATDVERQMPNVLRMRMLGAEVRPVTAGAGTLKDAMNEALRDWVTNVDTTYYLIGTAAGPHPYPEMVRDFQSVIGTELKAQFREEEGRLPDAVVACVGGGSNAIGTFHAFLDDPDVAIYGAEAGGHGIEVDNGHAASMTGGRPGVLHGNRTYLLQDADGQILEGHSISAGLDYPGVGPEHAWLHDSKRVTYVPITDQEALEAFQLCTRMEGIIPALESAHGLAQVMKLAPTMSKDQSVVLCLSGRGDKDVESVGKYLGLLK; from the coding sequence TTGGACGGCACCAATTCACTGCGCAACGGTCCTGACGAGCATGGCCGCTTCGGCATCTATGGCGGGCGCTTCGTCGCCGAGACGTTGATGCCGCTGATCCTCGATCTCGAGCGCGAATATCGCGCCGCCAAGAACGACCCCGAATATCTGGCTGAGGTCGAGCATCTCGCCAAGCACTATACCGGCCGGCCCAGCCCGCTCTATTTTGCCGAACGGCTGACCAACCATCTTGGCGGCGCCAAGGTCTGGTTCAAACGCGAAGAGCTCAACCATACCGGCTCGCACAAGATCAACAATTGCCTTGGCCAGATTCTTCTGGCCAAGCGCATGGGCAAAACGCGCGTCATCGCCGAGACCGGTGCCGGTCAGCATGGCGTCGCGACCGCCACCGTCTGCGCCAAGTTCGACCTGCCCTGCACCATCTTCATGGGCGCGACCGACGTCGAGCGGCAGATGCCCAATGTGTTGCGCATGCGCATGCTGGGTGCCGAAGTGCGGCCCGTGACTGCCGGCGCCGGCACGCTCAAGGACGCCATGAACGAGGCCCTGCGCGACTGGGTCACCAATGTCGACACTACCTATTACCTGATCGGCACCGCAGCGGGCCCGCATCCCTACCCGGAAATGGTGCGCGACTTTCAGTCCGTCATCGGCACCGAGCTCAAGGCGCAGTTCCGCGAGGAAGAGGGCCGGCTGCCGGACGCTGTCGTCGCCTGCGTTGGCGGTGGCTCCAATGCCATCGGCACTTTCCACGCCTTCCTCGACGATCCCGATGTTGCCATCTACGGCGCCGAGGCGGGTGGCCATGGCATCGAGGTCGACAATGGCCATGCTGCATCCATGACTGGCGGCCGCCCTGGCGTGCTTCATGGCAATCGCACTTACCTGCTTCAGGATGCCGATGGGCAAATCCTCGAGGGCCACTCGATTTCAGCCGGTCTCGACTATCCCGGCGTCGGTCCCGAACACGCCTGGCTGCATGACAGCAAGCGCGTGACCTATGTGCCGATCACCGACCAGGAAGCGCTCGAAGCCTTCCAGCTTTGCACCCGCATGGAAGGCATTATCCCGGCGCTCGAATCCGCCCATGGCCTTGCGCAGGTGATGAAGCTTGCGCCCACCATGAGCAAGGACCAGTCCGTCGTGCTCTGCCTCTCCGGCCGCGGCGACAAGGACGTCGAAAGCGTCGGCAAATATCTGGGACTGCTGAAGTAA
- a CDS encoding phosphoribosylanthranilate isomerase, with protein sequence MADPVIVKICGIKTLDLLDAAIEAGADMVGFVHFMRSPRHVSIEDLGGLISAARGQVESCVLLVNPDNSCVAEVAALGPDWIQLHGPETPHRVEAIRAEAGTQIMKALPIGSADDVAHVAAFLDVADRILLDAKPPKNADRPGGLGEAFDWSLLGGLDPSVPFMLSGGLTPDNVAEAIRTVRPPFGVDVSSGVETAPGVKNKKLIEAFIRNAKAAG encoded by the coding sequence ATGGCCGACCCGGTTATCGTCAAAATCTGCGGTATCAAGACGCTCGACCTTCTCGATGCCGCCATCGAGGCCGGCGCCGACATGGTCGGCTTCGTCCACTTCATGCGCTCGCCGCGCCACGTATCGATCGAAGACCTTGGTGGTCTGATCTCGGCAGCCCGCGGCCAGGTGGAAAGCTGCGTGCTCTTGGTCAATCCGGACAATTCCTGCGTCGCCGAAGTTGCAGCGCTTGGTCCGGACTGGATCCAGCTGCACGGACCCGAAACACCGCATCGTGTAGAAGCGATCAGGGCGGAAGCCGGCACGCAGATCATGAAGGCGCTGCCGATCGGCTCGGCCGATGACGTCGCCCATGTCGCAGCTTTCCTCGACGTTGCCGACCGTATCCTGCTGGACGCCAAGCCACCCAAGAATGCGGACCGGCCGGGCGGACTGGGCGAGGCCTTCGACTGGAGCCTGCTCGGAGGCCTTGACCCTTCGGTGCCCTTCATGCTTTCGGGTGGCCTGACGCCGGACAACGTGGCCGAAGCCATTCGCACCGTGCGGCCGCCATTTGGCGTCGATGTGTCGTCGGGCGTCGAGACGGCGCCGGGCGTCAAGAACAAGAAGCTGATTGAAGCGTTCATCCGAAACGCCAAGGCAGCAGGATAG
- a CDS encoding lipopolysaccharide assembly protein LapA domain-containing protein translates to MAKKIVGWLVLVPFCALLIAFALANRQLVTVNVNPFVAPLDPTAGYGIPLFVVLFVVLLIGVLLGGIATWFAQGQHRKRERHWRREAHQLTQELDKQRRATGTTSVSTLSEVDDVLELR, encoded by the coding sequence ATGGCAAAGAAAATCGTCGGCTGGCTGGTCCTTGTTCCCTTCTGCGCGCTGCTGATTGCCTTCGCCCTGGCCAATCGGCAGCTGGTGACGGTCAACGTCAATCCCTTCGTCGCCCCGCTTGACCCCACCGCCGGCTATGGCATTCCGCTCTTCGTGGTGCTGTTTGTGGTGCTGCTGATCGGCGTGCTGCTGGGCGGTATTGCGACCTGGTTTGCGCAAGGACAGCACCGCAAGCGCGAGCGGCACTGGCGGCGCGAGGCCCATCAGCTGACGCAGGAGCTCGACAAGCAGCGCCGCGCCACTGGCACTACCAGCGTTTCAACGCTGAGCGAAGTGGATGATGTGCTAGAACTGCGCTGA
- a CDS encoding integration host factor subunit beta, with protein sequence MIKSELVEKLAAENPHLFQRDIENIVNAILDEIGDAMARGDRVELRGFGAFSVKNRPARVGRNPRTGEQVDVGEKYVPQFKAGKEIRERLNRSS encoded by the coding sequence ATGATCAAGTCGGAACTTGTCGAAAAGCTCGCGGCGGAAAACCCGCACCTGTTCCAGCGTGACATCGAGAACATCGTCAACGCCATCCTCGACGAGATCGGCGATGCCATGGCCCGCGGCGACCGGGTGGAGCTTCGCGGCTTCGGCGCCTTCTCGGTCAAAAATCGCCCGGCCCGCGTCGGCCGGAACCCGCGCACCGGCGAACAGGTTGACGTGGGTGAAAAGTACGTTCCCCAATTCAAGGCCGGCAAGGAAATCCGCGAGCGGCTCAACCGCTCGTCCTGA